The window GTGCGTCGCCGACGCCAACCACAATAAACGGTTTCCCTAGCGTTATATTAGGGTGATGCAATTCACTCAGCCGTTCCGCATTGAACTCCGCGTTCAACGACACATCGTTATGCCAGACCTGGCCCTCATAAATGCCGACTTTACGTCCTTCAACATTTTGATTGCCCTCAACCATCAACGACTCCGGCAGCCAGAAATGGATATAGCTGCGCTTTTGCGAGACTTCTTTACCGTCTTCCAGCGAGGTATAAAGTTCGGTCACGGGGATAGCAATTAGCGGCCCAACTAACTTCTGCGGCCCACTGGTACTCTGCCGGATAGCATCTTCGACCTCATTACGGTAATCCGATCGCTCAACGATTATCTGCCTGACCATCGTCAGAGGAATTAACAGCAACAGCATGGCACCACCTAAGGTGACGATTTTCCAGAACAGGGGGGATTTCAACATAGCGTTCTCCTTTGCAATGACGACAAGGTAGAACGGCTATGTGCGCAGAATTTGAAGTTATGTGAAGTGACGGTGAAGTGTGAACGACGCCTGTACCCCGCCTTCGGGGCGATTACTCAGTGTCACATCGCCGTCAAACAGACGGGCGACTTCGCTGACAAACGCCAGCCCCAGACCGCTGCTCTTGTGACCATTCTCGCGGGGCAGTGAATAAAATCGTTCAAAAATGCGCGGTAACGCAAAATCAGGGATCCCGCTGCCGCTGTCCGTCACCTGCAACGAGACCTTTTCTCCTTGCTGCTGCGCACTCAGGAAAATGGTCCCCTGTTCAGGGGTAAAGTCGATGGCGTTATCCAGCAGATTACCCATGGCCTGCTCCAGCAGCGCAGGTTCAGCCGCAACCACCCATGATGAGGGCTCAATGTTGAGCGTGATATGTTTAGCAGACAACTGGACGCTACGCGACTCGCGCAACTGGGCAAACAGTGCATCAACCGCAACGGGCGTAAACGCAACATCCTGCCGGTTTTCCAGCCGCGCCTGGCGCAACAGGGTTTCGACCAGTGCCTGCATACGCGCATTTTGCGTCAGAATATTTTCGGTAAAACGTGCCACCACGTCAGGTGGCGGCCCTTCGCGTAAAATCTCCGCCGCGCCACGAATAGCCGCCAGCGGGCTTTTCAGTTCATGGGTTAAGGCATACACATACTGCTCAATGTAATTCTTACCCTCCAGCTTCAGGCGCATACTTTCCAGCGCCTGCGCCAGTTTTCGCAATTCACTGCTGCCTAAATCCGGTAACGCGACGGGCCGATTCTCCGTCACCGAGTCAGCATAGCGCGCCAGCCGGGCAATAGAGCGGTTGATCCACCATACCATTCCCACGCCAATCACTAATGCGATCCCCAGCAACACCGCGCTCGCCCACAGCATCCGCCGCTCGCTGCGTTTAATTACCGGTGCCATTGCCGCATTGGGCTTCCCGACGCTAAGCACCCCAATAATGCGCTCACCGTCGATAATCGGTGCCGCAACGTACATCACCGAGCTTTCTGGGTCAGCCGGATTTTGCAGCGTACTGCGCGCGCCATATTGCCCGCGCAGCGTTAACCACACGTCGTTCCAACGGGAATAATCTTCCCCTACTGCTTTATTGGCGGAATCAAACAACACCTTGCCCTGAGCATCTGTCATGTAGACGTGATACTCATTGCGCACTTTGTTAATGCCGCTGATGTTGGCACGAAAA of the Citrobacter freundii genome contains:
- the creC gene encoding two-component system sensor histidine kinase CreC; translated protein: MRIGMRLLLGYFLIVAVAAWFVLSIFVQEIKPGVRRATEGTLIDTATLLAALARDDVLSGSAANGKLAQAFSQLHNRPFRANISGINKVRNEYHVYMTDAQGKVLFDSANKAVGEDYSRWNDVWLTLRGQYGARSTLQNPADPESSVMYVAAPIIDGERIIGVLSVGKPNAAMAPVIKRSERRMLWASAVLLGIALVIGVGMVWWINRSIARLARYADSVTENRPVALPDLGSSELRKLAQALESMRLKLEGKNYIEQYVYALTHELKSPLAAIRGAAEILREGPPPDVVARFTENILTQNARMQALVETLLRQARLENRQDVAFTPVAVDALFAQLRESRSVQLSAKHITLNIEPSSWVVAAEPALLEQAMGNLLDNAIDFTPEQGTIFLSAQQQGEKVSLQVTDSGSGIPDFALPRIFERFYSLPRENGHKSSGLGLAFVSEVARLFDGDVTLSNRPEGGVQASFTLHRHFT